One part of the Homo sapiens chromosome 19, GRCh38.p14 Primary Assembly genome encodes these proteins:
- the ARHGAP33 gene encoding rho GTPase-activating protein 33 isoform X15, whose translation MLVPLLLQYLETLSGLVDSNLNCGPVLTWMELDNHGRRLLLSEEASLNIPAVAAAHVIKRYTAQAPDELSFEVGDIVSVIDMPPTEDRSWWRGKRGFQVGFFPSECVELFTERPGPGLKADADGPPCGIPAPQGISSLTSAVPRPRGKLAGLLRTFMRSRPSRQRLRQRGILRQRVFGCDLGEHLSNSGQDVPQVLRCCSEFIEAHGVVDGIYRLSGVSSNIQRLRHEFDSERIPELSGPAFLQDIHSVSSLCKLYFRELPNPLLTYQLYGKFSEAMSVPGEEERLVRVHDVIQQLPPPHYRTLEYLLRHLARMARHSANTSMHARNLAIVWAPNLLRSMELESVGMGGAAAFREVRVQSVVVEFLLTHVDVLFSDTFTSAGLDPAGRCLLPRPKSLAGSCPSTRLLTLEEAQARTQGRLGTPTEPTTPKAPASPAERRKGERGEKQRKPGGSSWKTFFALGRGPSVPRKKPLPWLGGTRAPPQPSGSRPDTVTLRSAKSEESLSSQASGAGLQRLHRLRRPHSSSDAFPVGPAPAGSCESLSSSSSSESSSSESSSSSSESSAAGLGALSGSPSHRTSAWLDDGDELDFSPPRCLEGLRGLDFDPLTFRCSSPTPGDPAPPASPAPPAPASAFPPRVTPQAISPRGPTSPASPAALDISEPLAVSVPPAVLELLGAGGAPASATPTPALSPGRSLRPHLIPLLLRGAEAPLTDACQQEMCSKLRGAQGPLGPDMESPLPPPPLSLLRPGGAPPPPPKNPARLMALALAERAQQVAEQQSQQECGGTPPASQSPFHRSLSLEVGGEPLGTSGSGPPPNSLAHPGAWVPGPPPYLPRQQSDGSLLRSQRPMGTSRRGLRGPAQVSAQLRAGGGGRDAPEAAAQSPCSVPSQVPTPGFFSPAPRECLPPFLGVPKPGLYPLGPPSFQPSSPAPVWRSSLGPPAPLDRGENLYYEIGASEGSPYSGPTRSWSPFRSMPPDRLNASYGMLGQSPPLHRSPDFLLSYPPAPSCFPPDHLGYSAPQHPARRPTPPEPLYVNLALGPRGPSPASSSSSSPPAHPRSRSDPGPPVPRLPQKQRAPWGPRTPHRVPGPWGPPEPLLLYRAAPPAYGRGGELHRGSLYRNGGQRGEGAGPPPPYPTPSWSLHSEGQTRSYC comes from the exons ATGCTGGTGCCACTGCTGCTGCAGTACCTGGAGACACTGTCAGGACTGGTGGACAGTAACCTCAACTGCGGGCCTGTGCTCACCTGGATGGAG CTGGACAATCACGGCCGGCGACTGCTCCTCAGTGAGGAGGCGTCACTCAATATCCCTGCAGTGGCGGCCGCCCATGTGATCAAACGGTATACAGCCCAGGCGCCAGATGAGCTGTCCTTTGAG GTGGGAGACATTGTCTCGGTGATCGACATGCCACCCACAGAGGATCGGAGCTGGTGGCGGGGCAAGCGAGGCTTCCAG GTCGGGTTCTTCCCCAGTGAGTGTGTGGAACTCTTCACAGAGCGGCCAGGTCCGGGCCTGAAGGCGG ATGCCGATGGCCCCCCATGTGGCATCCCGGCTCCCCAGGGTATCTCGtctctgacctcag CTGTGCCACGGCCTCGTGGGAAGCTGGCCGGCCTGCTCCGCACCTTCATGCGCTCCCGCCCTTCTCGGCAGCGGCTGCGGCAGCGGGGAATCCTGCGACAGAGGGTGTTTGGCTGCGATCTTGGCGAGCACCTCAGCAACTCAGGCCAGGATG TGCCCCAGGTGCTGCGCTGCTGCTCCGAGTTCATTGAGGCCCACGGGGTGGTGGATGGGATCTACCGGCTCTCAGGCGTGTCTTCCAACATCCAGAGGCTTCG GCACGAGTTTGACAGTGAGAGGATCCCGGAGCTGTCTGGCCCTGCATTCCTGCAGGACATCCACAGCGTGTCCTCCCTCTGCAAGCTCTACTTCCGAGAGCTTCCGAACCCTCTGCTCACCTACCAGCTCTATGGGAAGTTCAGT GAGGCCATGTCAGTGCCTGGGGAGGAGGAGCGTCTGGTGCGGGTGCACGATGTCATCCAGCAGCTGCCCCCACCACATTACAG GACCCTGGAGTACCTGCTGAGGCACCTGGCCCGCATGGCGAGACACAGTGCCAACACCAGCATGCATGCCCGCAACCTGGCCATTGTCTGGGCACCCAACCTGCTACG GTCCATGGAGCTGGAGTCAGTGGGAATGGGTGGCGCGGCGGCGTTCCGGGAAGTTCGGGTGCAGTCGGTGGTGGTGGAGTTTCTGCTCACCCATGTGGACGTCCTGTTCAGCGACACCTTCACCTCCGCCGGCCTCGACCCTGCAG GCCGCTGCCTGCTCCCCAGGCCCAAGTCCCTTGCGGGCAGCTGCCCCTCCACCCGCCTGCTGACGCTGGAGGAAGCCCAGGCACGCACCCAGGGCCGGCTGGGGACGCCCACGGAGCCCACAACTCCCAAGGCCCCGGCCTCACCTGCGGAAAG gaggaaaggggagagaggggagaagcaGCGGAAGCCAGGGGGCAGCAGCTGGAAGACGTTCTTTGCACTGGGCCGGGGCCCCAGTGTCCCTCGAAAGAAGCCCCTGCCCTGGCTGGGGGGCACCCGTGCCCCACCGCAGCCTTCAG GCAGCAGACCCGACACCGTCACACTGAGATCTGCCAAGAGCGAGGAGTCTCTGTCATCGCAGGCCAGCGGGGCTG GCCTCCAGAGGCTGCACAGGCTGCGGCGACCCCACTCCAGCAGCGACGCTTTCCCTGTGGGCCCAGCACCTGCTGGCTCCTGCGAGAGCCTgtcctcgtcctcctcctccgAGTCCTCCTCCTCTgagtcctcctcttcctcctctgagtCCTCAGCAGCTGGGCTGGGGGCACTCTCTGGGTCTCCCTCACACCGTACCTCAGCCTGGCTAGATGATGGTGATGAGCTGGACTTCAGCCCACCCCGCTGCCTGGAGGGACTCCGGGGGCTGGACTTTGATCCCTTAACCTTCCGCTGCAGCAGCCCCACCCCAGGGGATCCCGCACCTCCCGCCAGCCCAGCACCCCCcgcccctgcctctgccttcccacCCAGGGTGACCCCCCAGGCCATCTCGCCCCGGGGGCCCACCAGCCCCGCCTCGCCTGCTGCCCTAGACATCTCAGAGCCCCTGGCTGTATCAGTGCCACCCGCTGTCCTAGaactgctgggggctgggggagcacctgcctcagccaccccaacACCAGCTCTCAGCCCCGGCCGGAGCCTGCGCCCCCATCTCATACCCCTGCTGCTGCGAGGAGCCGAGGCCCCGCTGACTGACGCCTGCCAGCAGGAGATGTGCAGCAAGCTCCGGGGAGCCCAGGGCCCACTCG GTCCTGATATGGAGTCACCACTGCCACCCCCTCCCCTGTCTCTCCTGCGCCCTGGGGgtgccccacccccgccccctaAGAACCCAGCACGCctcatggccctggccctggctgaGCGGGCTCAGCAGGTGGCCGAGCAACAGAGCCAGCAGGAGTGTGGGGGCACCCCACCTGCTTCCCAATCCCCCTTCCACCGCTCGCTGTCTCTGGAGGTGGGCGGGGAGCCCCTGGGGACCTCAGGGAGTGGGCCACCTCCCAACTCCCTAGCACACCCGGGTGCCTGGGTCCCGGGACCCCCACCCTACTTACCAAGGCAACAAAGTGATGGGAGCCTGCTGAGGAGCCAGCGGCCCATGGGGACCTCAAGGAGGGGACTCCGAGGCCCTGCCCAGGTCAGTGCCCAGCTCAGGGCAGGTGGCGGGGGCAGGGATGCGCCAGAGGCAGCAGCCCAGTCCCCATGTTCTGTCCCCTCACAGGTTCCTACCCCCGGCttcttctccccagcccccagggagTGCCTGCCACCCTTCCTCGGGGTCCCCAAGCCAGGCTTGTACCCCCTGGGCCCCCCATCCTTCCAGCCCAGTTCCCCAGCCCCAGTCTGGAGGAGCTCTCTGGGCCCCCCTGCACCACTCGACAGGGGAGAGAACCTGTACTATGAGATCGGGGCAAGTGAGGGGTCCCCCTATTCTGGCCCCACCCGCTCCTGGAGTCCCTTTCGCTCCATGCCCCCCGACAGGCTCAATGCCTCCTACGGCATGCTTGGCCAATCACCCCCACTCCACAGGTCCCCCGACTTCCTGCTCAGCTACCCGCCAGCCCCCTCCTGCTTTCCCCCTGACCACCTTGGCTACTCAGCCCCCCAGCACCCTGCTCGGCGCCCTACACCGCCTGAGCCCCTCTACGTCAACCTAGCTCTAGGGCCCAGGGGTCCCtcacctgcctcttcctcctcctcttcccctcctgcCCACCCCCGAAGCCGTTCAGATCCCGGTCCCCCAGTCCCCCGCCTTCCCCAGAAACAACGGGCACCCTGGGGACCCCGTACCCCTCATAGGGTGCCGGGTCCCTGGGGCCCTCCTGAGCCTCTCCTGCTCTACAGGGCAGCCCCGCCAGCCTACGGAAGGGGGGGCGAGCTCCACCGAGGGTCCTTGTACAGAAATGGAGGGCAAAGAGGGGAGGGGGCTGGTCCCCCACCCCCTTACCCCACTCCCAGCTGGTCCCTCCACTCTGAGGGCCAGACCCGAAGCTACTGCTGA
- the ARHGAP33 gene encoding rho GTPase-activating protein 33 isoform X1 has product MLVPLLLQYLETLSGLVDSNLNCGPVLTWMELDNHGRRLLLSEEASLNIPAVAAAHVIKRYTAQAPDELSFEVGDIVSVIDMPPTEDRSWWRGKRGFQVGFFPSECVELFTERPGPGLKAADADGPPCGIPAPQGISSLTSAVPRPRGKLAGLLRTFMRSRPSRQRLRQRGILRQRVFGCDLGEHLSNSGQDVPQVLRCCSEFIEAHGVVDGIYRLSGVSSNIQRLRHEFDSERIPELSGPAFLQDIHSVSSLCKLYFRELPNPLLTYQLYGKFSEAMSVPGEEERLVRVHDVIQQLPPPHYRTLEYLLRHLARMARHSANTSMHARNLAIVWAPNLLRSMELESVGMGGAAAFREVRVQSVVVEFLLTHVDVLFSDTFTSAGLDPAGRCLLPRPKSLAGSCPSTRLLTLEEAQARTQGRLGTPTEPTTPKAPASPAERRPPVSPPNRRRKGERGEKQRKPGGSSWKTFFALGRGPSVPRKKPLPWLGGTRAPPQPSGSRPDTVTLRSAKSEESLSSQASGAGLQRLHRLRRPHSSSDAFPVGPAPAGSCESLSSSSSSESSSSESSSSSSESSAAGLGALSGSPSHRTSAWLDDGDELDFSPPRCLEGLRGLDFDPLTFRCSSPTPGDPAPPASPAPPAPASAFPPRVTPQAISPRGPTSPASPAALDISEPLAVSVPPAVLELLGAGGAPASATPTPALSPGRSLRPHLIPLLLRGAEAPLTDACQQEMCSKLRGAQGPLGPDMESPLPPPPLSLLRPGGAPPPPPKNPARLMALALAERAQQVAEQQSQQECGGTPPASQSPFHRSLSLEVGGEPLGTSGSGPPPNSLAHPGAWVPGPPPYLPRQQSDGSLLRSQRPMGTSRRGLRGPAQVPTPGFFSPAPRECLPPFLGVPKPGLYPLGPPSFQPSSPAPVWRSSLGPPAPLDRGENLYYEIGASEGSPYSGPTRSWSPFRSMPPDRLNASYGMLGQSPPLHRSPDFLLSYPPAPSCFPPDHLGYSAPQHPARRPTPPEPLYVNLALGPRGPSPASSSSSSPPAHPRSRSDPGPPVPRLPQKQRAPWGPRTPHRVPGPWGPPEPLLLYRAAPPAYGRGGELHRGSLYRNGGQRGEGAGPPPPYPTPSWSLHSEGQTRSYC; this is encoded by the exons ATGCTGGTGCCACTGCTGCTGCAGTACCTGGAGACACTGTCAGGACTGGTGGACAGTAACCTCAACTGCGGGCCTGTGCTCACCTGGATGGAG CTGGACAATCACGGCCGGCGACTGCTCCTCAGTGAGGAGGCGTCACTCAATATCCCTGCAGTGGCGGCCGCCCATGTGATCAAACGGTATACAGCCCAGGCGCCAGATGAGCTGTCCTTTGAG GTGGGAGACATTGTCTCGGTGATCGACATGCCACCCACAGAGGATCGGAGCTGGTGGCGGGGCAAGCGAGGCTTCCAG GTCGGGTTCTTCCCCAGTGAGTGTGTGGAACTCTTCACAGAGCGGCCAGGTCCGGGCCTGAAGGCGG CAGATGCCGATGGCCCCCCATGTGGCATCCCGGCTCCCCAGGGTATCTCGtctctgacctcag CTGTGCCACGGCCTCGTGGGAAGCTGGCCGGCCTGCTCCGCACCTTCATGCGCTCCCGCCCTTCTCGGCAGCGGCTGCGGCAGCGGGGAATCCTGCGACAGAGGGTGTTTGGCTGCGATCTTGGCGAGCACCTCAGCAACTCAGGCCAGGATG TGCCCCAGGTGCTGCGCTGCTGCTCCGAGTTCATTGAGGCCCACGGGGTGGTGGATGGGATCTACCGGCTCTCAGGCGTGTCTTCCAACATCCAGAGGCTTCG GCACGAGTTTGACAGTGAGAGGATCCCGGAGCTGTCTGGCCCTGCATTCCTGCAGGACATCCACAGCGTGTCCTCCCTCTGCAAGCTCTACTTCCGAGAGCTTCCGAACCCTCTGCTCACCTACCAGCTCTATGGGAAGTTCAGT GAGGCCATGTCAGTGCCTGGGGAGGAGGAGCGTCTGGTGCGGGTGCACGATGTCATCCAGCAGCTGCCCCCACCACATTACAG GACCCTGGAGTACCTGCTGAGGCACCTGGCCCGCATGGCGAGACACAGTGCCAACACCAGCATGCATGCCCGCAACCTGGCCATTGTCTGGGCACCCAACCTGCTACG GTCCATGGAGCTGGAGTCAGTGGGAATGGGTGGCGCGGCGGCGTTCCGGGAAGTTCGGGTGCAGTCGGTGGTGGTGGAGTTTCTGCTCACCCATGTGGACGTCCTGTTCAGCGACACCTTCACCTCCGCCGGCCTCGACCCTGCAG GCCGCTGCCTGCTCCCCAGGCCCAAGTCCCTTGCGGGCAGCTGCCCCTCCACCCGCCTGCTGACGCTGGAGGAAGCCCAGGCACGCACCCAGGGCCGGCTGGGGACGCCCACGGAGCCCACAACTCCCAAGGCCCCGGCCTCACCTGCGGAAAG ACGGCCTCCTGTTTCTCCCCCAAACCgcaggaggaaaggggagagaggggagaagcaGCGGAAGCCAGGGGGCAGCAGCTGGAAGACGTTCTTTGCACTGGGCCGGGGCCCCAGTGTCCCTCGAAAGAAGCCCCTGCCCTGGCTGGGGGGCACCCGTGCCCCACCGCAGCCTTCAG GCAGCAGACCCGACACCGTCACACTGAGATCTGCCAAGAGCGAGGAGTCTCTGTCATCGCAGGCCAGCGGGGCTG GCCTCCAGAGGCTGCACAGGCTGCGGCGACCCCACTCCAGCAGCGACGCTTTCCCTGTGGGCCCAGCACCTGCTGGCTCCTGCGAGAGCCTgtcctcgtcctcctcctccgAGTCCTCCTCCTCTgagtcctcctcttcctcctctgagtCCTCAGCAGCTGGGCTGGGGGCACTCTCTGGGTCTCCCTCACACCGTACCTCAGCCTGGCTAGATGATGGTGATGAGCTGGACTTCAGCCCACCCCGCTGCCTGGAGGGACTCCGGGGGCTGGACTTTGATCCCTTAACCTTCCGCTGCAGCAGCCCCACCCCAGGGGATCCCGCACCTCCCGCCAGCCCAGCACCCCCcgcccctgcctctgccttcccacCCAGGGTGACCCCCCAGGCCATCTCGCCCCGGGGGCCCACCAGCCCCGCCTCGCCTGCTGCCCTAGACATCTCAGAGCCCCTGGCTGTATCAGTGCCACCCGCTGTCCTAGaactgctgggggctgggggagcacctgcctcagccaccccaacACCAGCTCTCAGCCCCGGCCGGAGCCTGCGCCCCCATCTCATACCCCTGCTGCTGCGAGGAGCCGAGGCCCCGCTGACTGACGCCTGCCAGCAGGAGATGTGCAGCAAGCTCCGGGGAGCCCAGGGCCCACTCG GTCCTGATATGGAGTCACCACTGCCACCCCCTCCCCTGTCTCTCCTGCGCCCTGGGGgtgccccacccccgccccctaAGAACCCAGCACGCctcatggccctggccctggctgaGCGGGCTCAGCAGGTGGCCGAGCAACAGAGCCAGCAGGAGTGTGGGGGCACCCCACCTGCTTCCCAATCCCCCTTCCACCGCTCGCTGTCTCTGGAGGTGGGCGGGGAGCCCCTGGGGACCTCAGGGAGTGGGCCACCTCCCAACTCCCTAGCACACCCGGGTGCCTGGGTCCCGGGACCCCCACCCTACTTACCAAGGCAACAAAGTGATGGGAGCCTGCTGAGGAGCCAGCGGCCCATGGGGACCTCAAGGAGGGGACTCCGAGGCCCTGCCCAG GTTCCTACCCCCGGCttcttctccccagcccccagggagTGCCTGCCACCCTTCCTCGGGGTCCCCAAGCCAGGCTTGTACCCCCTGGGCCCCCCATCCTTCCAGCCCAGTTCCCCAGCCCCAGTCTGGAGGAGCTCTCTGGGCCCCCCTGCACCACTCGACAGGGGAGAGAACCTGTACTATGAGATCGGGGCAAGTGAGGGGTCCCCCTATTCTGGCCCCACCCGCTCCTGGAGTCCCTTTCGCTCCATGCCCCCCGACAGGCTCAATGCCTCCTACGGCATGCTTGGCCAATCACCCCCACTCCACAGGTCCCCCGACTTCCTGCTCAGCTACCCGCCAGCCCCCTCCTGCTTTCCCCCTGACCACCTTGGCTACTCAGCCCCCCAGCACCCTGCTCGGCGCCCTACACCGCCTGAGCCCCTCTACGTCAACCTAGCTCTAGGGCCCAGGGGTCCCtcacctgcctcttcctcctcctcttcccctcctgcCCACCCCCGAAGCCGTTCAGATCCCGGTCCCCCAGTCCCCCGCCTTCCCCAGAAACAACGGGCACCCTGGGGACCCCGTACCCCTCATAGGGTGCCGGGTCCCTGGGGCCCTCCTGAGCCTCTCCTGCTCTACAGGGCAGCCCCGCCAGCCTACGGAAGGGGGGGCGAGCTCCACCGAGGGTCCTTGTACAGAAATGGAGGGCAAAGAGGGGAGGGGGCTGGTCCCCCACCCCCTTACCCCACTCCCAGCTGGTCCCTCCACTCTGAGGGCCAGACCCGAAGCTACTGCTGA
- the ARHGAP33 gene encoding rho GTPase-activating protein 33 isoform X10, producing the protein MGPPGRRWEVPRLDPAPAPPRLPALPRTPAQSGLSTSEGPLARGRCLLPRPKSLAGSCPSTRLLTLEEAQARTQGRLGTPTEPTTPKAPASPAERRKGERGEKQRKPGGSSWKTFFALGRGPSVPRKKPLPWLGGTRAPPQPSGSRPDTVTLRSAKSEESLSSQASGAGLQRLHRLRRPHSSSDAFPVGPAPAGSCESLSSSSSSESSSSESSSSSSESSAAGLGALSGSPSHRTSAWLDDGDELDFSPPRCLEGLRGLDFDPLTFRCSSPTPGDPAPPASPAPPAPASAFPPRVTPQAISPRGPTSPASPAALDISEPLAVSVPPAVLELLGAGGAPASATPTPALSPGRSLRPHLIPLLLRGAEAPLTDACQQEMCSKLRGAQGPLGPDMESPLPPPPLSLLRPGGAPPPPPKNPARLMALALAERAQQVAEQQSQQECGGTPPASQSPFHRSLSLEVGGEPLGTSGSGPPPNSLAHPGAWVPGPPPYLPRQQSDGSLLRSQRPMGTSRRGLRGPAQVSAQLRAGGGGRDAPEAAAQSPCSVPSQVPTPGFFSPAPRECLPPFLGVPKPGLYPLGPPSFQPSSPAPVWRSSLGPPAPLDRGENLYYEIGASEGSPYSGPTRSWSPFRSMPPDRLNASYGMLGQSPPLHRSPDFLLSYPPAPSCFPPDHLGYSAPQHPARRPTPPEPLYVNLALGPRGPSPASSSSSSPPAHPRSRSDPGPPVPRLPQKQRAPWGPRTPHRVPGPWGPPEPLLLYRAAPPAYGRGGELHRGSLYRNGGQRGEGAGPPPPYPTPSWSLHSEGQTRSYC; encoded by the exons ATGGGTCCacctgggaggaggtgggaggtcCCCAGACTTGACCCCGCCCCGGCCCCACCCAGACTCCCCGCCCTGCCCCGGACCCCAGCCCAGTCAGGACTCAGCACGTCGGAGGGCCCTCTGGCCCGAG GCCGCTGCCTGCTCCCCAGGCCCAAGTCCCTTGCGGGCAGCTGCCCCTCCACCCGCCTGCTGACGCTGGAGGAAGCCCAGGCACGCACCCAGGGCCGGCTGGGGACGCCCACGGAGCCCACAACTCCCAAGGCCCCGGCCTCACCTGCGGAAAG gaggaaaggggagagaggggagaagcaGCGGAAGCCAGGGGGCAGCAGCTGGAAGACGTTCTTTGCACTGGGCCGGGGCCCCAGTGTCCCTCGAAAGAAGCCCCTGCCCTGGCTGGGGGGCACCCGTGCCCCACCGCAGCCTTCAG GCAGCAGACCCGACACCGTCACACTGAGATCTGCCAAGAGCGAGGAGTCTCTGTCATCGCAGGCCAGCGGGGCTG GCCTCCAGAGGCTGCACAGGCTGCGGCGACCCCACTCCAGCAGCGACGCTTTCCCTGTGGGCCCAGCACCTGCTGGCTCCTGCGAGAGCCTgtcctcgtcctcctcctccgAGTCCTCCTCCTCTgagtcctcctcttcctcctctgagtCCTCAGCAGCTGGGCTGGGGGCACTCTCTGGGTCTCCCTCACACCGTACCTCAGCCTGGCTAGATGATGGTGATGAGCTGGACTTCAGCCCACCCCGCTGCCTGGAGGGACTCCGGGGGCTGGACTTTGATCCCTTAACCTTCCGCTGCAGCAGCCCCACCCCAGGGGATCCCGCACCTCCCGCCAGCCCAGCACCCCCcgcccctgcctctgccttcccacCCAGGGTGACCCCCCAGGCCATCTCGCCCCGGGGGCCCACCAGCCCCGCCTCGCCTGCTGCCCTAGACATCTCAGAGCCCCTGGCTGTATCAGTGCCACCCGCTGTCCTAGaactgctgggggctgggggagcacctgcctcagccaccccaacACCAGCTCTCAGCCCCGGCCGGAGCCTGCGCCCCCATCTCATACCCCTGCTGCTGCGAGGAGCCGAGGCCCCGCTGACTGACGCCTGCCAGCAGGAGATGTGCAGCAAGCTCCGGGGAGCCCAGGGCCCACTCG GTCCTGATATGGAGTCACCACTGCCACCCCCTCCCCTGTCTCTCCTGCGCCCTGGGGgtgccccacccccgccccctaAGAACCCAGCACGCctcatggccctggccctggctgaGCGGGCTCAGCAGGTGGCCGAGCAACAGAGCCAGCAGGAGTGTGGGGGCACCCCACCTGCTTCCCAATCCCCCTTCCACCGCTCGCTGTCTCTGGAGGTGGGCGGGGAGCCCCTGGGGACCTCAGGGAGTGGGCCACCTCCCAACTCCCTAGCACACCCGGGTGCCTGGGTCCCGGGACCCCCACCCTACTTACCAAGGCAACAAAGTGATGGGAGCCTGCTGAGGAGCCAGCGGCCCATGGGGACCTCAAGGAGGGGACTCCGAGGCCCTGCCCAGGTCAGTGCCCAGCTCAGGGCAGGTGGCGGGGGCAGGGATGCGCCAGAGGCAGCAGCCCAGTCCCCATGTTCTGTCCCCTCACAGGTTCCTACCCCCGGCttcttctccccagcccccagggagTGCCTGCCACCCTTCCTCGGGGTCCCCAAGCCAGGCTTGTACCCCCTGGGCCCCCCATCCTTCCAGCCCAGTTCCCCAGCCCCAGTCTGGAGGAGCTCTCTGGGCCCCCCTGCACCACTCGACAGGGGAGAGAACCTGTACTATGAGATCGGGGCAAGTGAGGGGTCCCCCTATTCTGGCCCCACCCGCTCCTGGAGTCCCTTTCGCTCCATGCCCCCCGACAGGCTCAATGCCTCCTACGGCATGCTTGGCCAATCACCCCCACTCCACAGGTCCCCCGACTTCCTGCTCAGCTACCCGCCAGCCCCCTCCTGCTTTCCCCCTGACCACCTTGGCTACTCAGCCCCCCAGCACCCTGCTCGGCGCCCTACACCGCCTGAGCCCCTCTACGTCAACCTAGCTCTAGGGCCCAGGGGTCCCtcacctgcctcttcctcctcctcttcccctcctgcCCACCCCCGAAGCCGTTCAGATCCCGGTCCCCCAGTCCCCCGCCTTCCCCAGAAACAACGGGCACCCTGGGGACCCCGTACCCCTCATAGGGTGCCGGGTCCCTGGGGCCCTCCTGAGCCTCTCCTGCTCTACAGGGCAGCCCCGCCAGCCTACGGAAGGGGGGGCGAGCTCCACCGAGGGTCCTTGTACAGAAATGGAGGGCAAAGAGGGGAGGGGGCTGGTCCCCCACCCCCTTACCCCACTCCCAGCTGGTCCCTCCACTCTGAGGGCCAGACCCGAAGCTACTGCTGA